The genomic DNA AAGTTCATCTTTAATCTTACACCAGgatgaaaaataaacatattttattacaaggGGAGTTATAATCATTAGAACACTTACTGTTTCTCTGGCTTTCTTGACTACAAAGTTTCTTCCAAACTCTGTTTCTGTTGTTATCTTATATTGTAAATCTGGGATAAcaagttcaaaataatttatttctttaagttttcaCACCTATCCATCAGATTCTTTACTGAGTTAAACATATATCTATTATGTAGCATATTACAACCATAACAAAATTGCAACAAAAGGCTTATTGGTATTCACATACTCTCTTACCATATAGTACAagtaccgtaatttccggtcaTTTACCcacgggtaatctgttgattttgcattaaacgcaCGCCACTGtgggtaatagggaggtgcgggttatgtgacaattttaaaatctagtggtggttgaattgaaaaaaattattaccaacatgcgtttccacctctcaagtgaattttattgtattaagagtgccacaaagcggcacgaaaacatgatgccgactcaagtttatttcacgcataattaattgcgcgacgaacaaattgctatccacacgcgtgaaaacaaaaccttgatggtgacaaaaataatccaaagatatccggtgcatcagtaacaaattccATTTAACAttagcttgagctaaagagaattttcccgttttaagggacttgttaggcccaatagaaccggagatattgatttttttcagaaatcgccgacagtactttataattcaagttttaatatTTACCCAGCTTTTTTTCAGCAAATCAACATAGCGCTGAAagatcgctcgcacaaaatgtaGCCACAAATTCacattctgtcaagtatgaaacgttgagatttgggcatgggctgctagtgtttttactgtattatcttatcaataaagtacatgctaatattgaaACAGAATTGTGCATGcatctgaatttctttgacctttaaactcaaCAAAGatgctttcaagttttcaaaagttggatcggacaacttttaaaagactgaaatgtatcaccttaatgtcacgttttcgccaccaaaaagttgaataacataacgtgcgggttatccaccagtgcaggtaatctgttgactttttttttcaccgtatgcaataatcggccggtgcgggtaatcggccgaGCAGGTAAATGACCAGAAATTACGGTATCAGTCTGAAACTATCAGCCATGTCAGTTACCTTTTAAGTTCGTCCAGGAATGTGATCTATCTGGTTTTATACTTCCTGAAGCTAGAGCCCTATGCaatcataataaaaatgatTCATAATGAGTTAGCTAAAACAAGTGCCATTAGGCTTTAGAACAATACTACAATTATCAGTCGAGTGGAGTATGCAAAAGGTTTGTGACAGGTTTTTGACTTTAAAATACCTGTGTTGTCATGGGCAACTTTCCTCCTTTCCAATGATAACCAAATCTGAATAGCTGTCTATAATTTACTGTCAAATATTAAAGCATGCTAAAAGAGGGCAAACAATAAGCTGCCAATGGAAACCAAGCCAGTTGCCCATGAAAACagcgagataaaaaaaaaatggttgccAAACTTCTGTCTGGCCTCACTCCACTGAAAATTGTAGTAACTGCTTTCCACAATTGCATCCTTTTAACCTTACTTTGCACTCTGGATTGCAATGTCTTCCAAGTATTGTAAGGTGTTTTCTGCTGGTGGCTTTAGCCCAGGACCtgtaaacaattcaattttacaGTTTAAATTCATGCAAATTATCTCAGATCACTTTAGGAATGAGCCACAGgttagttttagaaaaaaaaaacagttaaaacattttcaggatgatttggtattatcaagtgaggtgataatgtaaattggttgACATTCTGGGCTTTAGGCCTTTGTCATTCCCTCTGATGATAGGCTTATGCTTGAAACTTTCACTTTAGGAACTCTTTACAGCAGccaaatttatattatcaactcagttgataataccaaattatccacaGTTTCTGTAAAAcatgcccccccccccaagaaaaagTACTTAGGCTTCATTCCAAAATGGACTGCCCATTTCATCCTCATCCACCcacttttaaagaaaatcaaaatcttACGGGTGGTCACACAAACTCAGTAATTGTTGTTACCAATTGGCAGTTGTCACAAACATGGACTTCAGAATAATCATATTACAGATAGATAATATGCTTGAAAATTAGCAACAGCAGGTGGGCTAATAAAGATGGTAACATAGAAACCACACTTaggttggttaaaaaaaaaaaaacctggaatTTACTTGGTTCAAGTCTCTTTTGGTTACTTTTCTCTGCATATTTGCATAACAAAAGGAAACTATAAAATTAAATGGGACTGGGTAGTATTTCAATATCACAGTTTTAAAGGCTAGTGGGTAAGGGAAAAGGTATTGTTTACAATACAATAAACAAATCAGCATACCTAGGGGCTTGACCAGTTGATCAACGAGACCCATTCTCTtagctttatttgatttaatgTTTTTTCCTGTTAGCATCATGTCCAAAGCATCAGGAAGGCCAACCTAAATAAatcatatatataaaaaaaattgaggaaattgtTAATGTTTAACTCTCAATATTTCATCATTGATTCTCCTTTCTTGCCGCTACATACTTCCTAAcaaattagttaggagaatttggtataagaTCAGATAATGCCCTCTACAATGTACCTGATAAAttagagtattctcattacctatttgcaggataatgtatggaaaATGTAGGGAGAACttttatgttaatcacatcTCACCATTGAGGGGTTAATGAAAAGCCTTAGATATGGACCTGCTATTTAATTATCAAAAATCTTAATTCTAGAAAATACATGATTTTCTTTAATGCCATTTTAACTTACAAGTGGAGGCAATCTCTGAGTTCCTCCAGCACCAGGAAGCAGACCTAACATGACTTCAGGGGCAGAGAGGACAGTGGATTGATTATCAACAGCCACTCTGTAATGGCAGCTCAAGGCCACCTGAGGATCAAAACAGAAGACAGGTTGTTCAAAGGGTCACTCAATATCTTACAGGTACATAAGCAACAGGGTCCACTAGCTTTAAACATGAAACCAACATGCATATCTACTCCAGCTAGTAGCattatcaatttaaattttatccaTACAAACATATATCAAGATTGTCTGGAAACCATTTATGCCATGGTTTATTGCCCAGTTACCACAGGCTTATATGTtgattggaaattttaaaacattaatcCTTTCAAGATAATCTGCAGATGCATTTTTCTCTCAGTGATAATCTATGTTTGGCAAGTAGAGCTATCCCTGTTAAGATTGGTCCTTTGCCATATGTACTTTGCTGTGATTCCCAATTTGATGCTTTTGAGACAATGGGCTACAACAAAGAACAGTTTATATTGCAATCTTAAGTCATTTCTCCAAACTGCAGCCAAGAATAGTAAGTTTCTATGTGCTGTGTGGGAGGACAAGACGGGAAAATACTTAGCTTAAGGAACATCGTGACTCAGAGCCATATATTTCCACATCCCACCTGACCTGACACAGTCAATAACCATTGTATCATATCACCATTTCTCTTCCAGCCCTGCTCAAGCCACTGCATATGGCCCTCATTTAAGATGTtagtcaaaactttttaaacaaaagcaTGCACAGGGCTGTACAGGTCATATATAATAATGCAACTACCTCTAGACCACCTCCAAGGCATGATCCCATGATTGCAGCAACATAAGGTTTAGGACTGTCCTGTAACAAAGACCCAAAGTAATTACTACAATGCCAtcttaaaaatcaaaaacatAATTGTCACGTAGTGACTGTGAACATTCCatctctcaagatctgatttttattctcccctctagctgctacacatttccttacaaataaaagttatgaaaaattgatataagattaagataacaacttctacctaataagcttgtgtattctcattgcctgtctGCTGGATAACATATGTACCTTACAGAGAGAAATTAATGTTAATCACATCTGAGAGCTAAAGGACTTAGGCACTTACTGCAATATGTTGCATGACTTTCTGGCCATTTGCTGATATTTCTTCCACCTTAGAAGATAAAAGGTAATATTAAAAATCTTACAAGAATAAATGTGggattaaaacaaaacactttagatttcaaatttaaGCCAGGCAAGTTAGGAAATGAATTTTCATTGCATCCACAATTCCTAATCTAGCTACCAATCTACTCATGATTTCAAGTTGTATTTTGtggcaattgttttttttctactgATCTTACCAATTATTTCAGtcaattatttcacattttttcatgATGTATATGAATTGTATTGTTGGCTGAGTTTGTAGTTAAGGTCAGGTTATGGCAGTCAGCCTGGCATAACTAACAACAGTGTGTGATAGACTAACTAACAATAAATGTGTAAACGCACACAAAAATACATGAATGTAAACTTACCTTCTGTGCAGTGTCACCAGCACTCAACATGCtatgaaaaaaatgacatgTGTTACACTTATTTCACTCTTCTTCATGCTCAAGATTTTAGCTTTCAACTGCTAACATATATAGTAAATAATATATTCTCAGATAATGACCACTACCCAGGTTGATCATTCCTGGGAGTGACCCAATTAAAGATGTGCCCATAGcttgtttgaaagaaatttatTGTTCAGGAACCTGATTGCCACATGTGCAGGGtcaaagagaaattaaaaaaggagaaattaattGAAGACATCAAccaaacaacatcaacagggacagtggaaattaaagaaatttccaaaacatGGTGGACCCAGGATCAAGAAACACTTTAGCTGCTCAGGAAAGTGGTATGATAGCAGATCACTTGAGGTAAAACTTCATTAGGACAACAAAACTTTAACATTTCACCTCCAAGATCTCAAGAATAATTCTCCATTCattctaccatacaattcttgtgatattagtttggagaagttggtactggatcaactaataagcCCCTAAtttacatctttctttattttaatcacTAACAagtatgcttgatattgtgttgatattgtaaggagaaattttgtcttagtcactcatgggagtttaagggttaaaaaaaaatccatcatAGCTATTGAGAGCTAATGAATTGCTCTTACATCAATGTTCTTTGTTTGGTTAAAACCATTTCACTTATCACGTTATAAAGAATAGCACTGCACAGGTGAAGCATGAAGTTGAAACATTGTTATTTTCCTCACAAGTAAATCATGATATCTAACCCTAATAGTATTTAATATTAGGTATCATTGGTGCGTGCATtttacaattataataatttgtAAACCGTACTGTCCTACATACTTGATATCAGCACCAGCAATCCAACATCCTGGTTTGGCTGATGCAAGAACAACACTTTTCACATCTGGGTTTTTTTCCACACCTTGCATTACCTGATCAGTTATTCACATAAGTGGCAATAAGCAAGTAAACATAAATGCAATGAAGTGACTCAATGAGCATAATCTATAATGATTACATGAATAGGCAGAATCTGCTCTTGTTATACTTACCTCCACTAACTCTGTTGTGAGCTTCTCAGACAGCACATTAACCTGACAGAGGAAGTAAGAGATTCAAATCAAAGAAGTTACATCTTCTATACCGTACAGTGAAATTTCCGAGCTTTTCttataatacttttttttttccacatttaaGACTCACCTTAGAGTCTGGAGTATCAAACCTAACAACAGCTACACCATCCTGGATGTGACATTTTACACAGTTGTCTGCTAtacataaacaaataaaaaagtggatgagaaataaacaaataaaaaagtggaTGAGAAATGCAATTGTTGACTGATTAGGAGGGCAGAACAGAAAATTGCTTTGGTCATGGTCATGAAATAGGGACCGAGGGTAGCTGGGTCTGAACATTATCACAGAGACCCAAATATCTTTCTGTCTGCCCAACCTCACTCAAGAAACTAGCACTTTATCATACAAACgcttctttctcttcttccttgTTTCTTTCTATCTTCTTGAAATGACATGCTGAAGTAAACAATCATTTcaattggttcttacttataaTCAgttggaggacagatgcatagatgacaTCACCTTTGACAGTGCTTTGtgtttttatcatataaaacacaCAAATTCTGTGATGCTGTGGGTTTGTACAtcaatagataacagaaaacatcaaaatgtggtaggaaaATCAGTGACATACATGGCTGCACTTTGTGTGACACCTTTTTGTTCTCATTACATTTTGACAtgatctgtgatctattaccaAACAGACTCTCAACAAAGTGGAATCTTTCACTAAAACACAAGGCTTAAATTTTgccatcttcatttacatcaacctcaaatttatttgttaagCACTTTGCATCTTGCAAGACTTTACAATAGACCTTGTGGCTTGTACTAGACCTGCTCACACCATTGCATACAGCCTTTATGAGGAGTTTTAATTGGGTTTTTCAATATGCACCTCCACTTGACAGATGGTTGTCTACCAGATCAAAAAAGTCTCTAACTTAGAAAAAATGCCTTCAATACCTGCTGAAGTCTGGTTGGACCGGGTGAGAATTCCTGAAATAGAAAACAGAAGTGAAAATGTTGCGAGCTAAAACTAGGAATTCAATAAAATTCTAAACTTTATGATGAAGTAACTCAGGGGGTGGGTCTGGTGGTGTGGTTGACGAATTTGCGTGACCTTCGTACTGTCACAAGAAAGTACAGGAAAACTATACGAAAAGAGTACTCCGAAGCTACCTATGACTAGAAATACTTTCCAAATTACAATTCacttaataaacaatgaaaccACCAGATTCGTTTACGCGAAAGATGTAAAACTCGATTCATTGGATTTCACGTGCAACCGTGAAAGCCACAATATCTACATCCCTCTCCACGTAAACGTCTCGTAAtcaaataaacagaaaacatACCTGAATTTACTGTCGGTAAAACATGCCTCCTAGTAGCATTTAAAACCCGCCTAAATCCAACTCTTAGAGCTGAAGAGAGCATTTTTCTTCCTTAGTAAACTATAGAGAAGTTTACTAAAAATCTATCTCTTTTCCGGGGCTTTCGCCAATGTACGCAGGCGCCTTTGTCAACGTAACATTTCTCCCAAGCTGCTCTTCGCGACTAGTATCAAAGTTCAGTCTTGTTCCCAGACCTCCGTGTCCTTCGATGACCTTCAGTGATAACCTCAATTGAGCTCCTTTCAGCAAAATTGGTAATGATTTTGGAGGCTCCGTCTTGCATAACTTGGCGATAGAAGCTAGAAAAACGATCAAAATCCGCGAAATAGTGAAGTATTCGTTAAATTTCGTCAGATTTCCTGCCCTGATTTGGTGTATTGATTGATTGTGGTCGATCTTTGATCCACAAACAGTTAAACGTCACGCAAACATAGCTTGGCATTTCTGAGTTTGCTCTTATAGCTGCTGGCTTGGATCGATGAGGAAATCAAAAGCCGAAGAATTTTCATATCAAACAGCGAGAACCCATGAAGAATCGGAGATAATAGAGGATTGAAGGGTAAAAAGCTAAATTCAAGAACAAGTCACAAACGTATGTTTTCTTCGTCACGCAACAAATGACCGAAGATGTTTGAGTCTCTAATTGTTTGTGCAAAGATCATCGTTTTTCCTCAGGGAAAATGTGAGGAAGGTCCTTTTGATGTGGTTATAGAGAGAGGTTTGATTTCAGCTATTGATAGATGCAAAGGAGAATGTGGAAACGATAAACTAACTTGTCATTACTTAACCCCGGGCTTTATTGACATTCACAATCATGGCATGGGTAGGATTCCAATTTTGAACATTGTTTCGACAATTTTCCTAAACGGCTTGTAATACATGTAATATAAAGTGATTAGATTATGCATGCCATATTTATGTCTTTTTTGTCTGGTCATAATGAAAACTTTATGTTAACCctgtgatctgattgttaattctctcctctaaaaTGTGTCAAcatttagtgttagatcaagataaaaacttctattTGATGAGCTTGAGTATTCTCTTCACCAATTTTCTGGATGATGCATGGAAACTGtagggaaaagttacatgttcatcacttctgggagttaaagggttaagtgcaGTAATCTTAGGGATACGCGTGATAAGATGGGGAAAAGGCAGGAGCTCTTGCACAGAGGAGAAGGGGCCCTCTTTCTAACCCTACACAAGACAAGTAAGGGCACTCTGGCTTGATTCTTTTTAAGGAATTTAAGAAGACTGATTCATGATGCATCACCACACCAAAAAAACCTTTGCCCACAGTGCCCACTCAACTTTTAGGCTGTAACCTCTAAAAGTTATATTGCTCATTGCTATGATAAATAAAGAGACTGAGTGGTtgatagatttttttctttcgtatgGTAATAATAAAGCTACTAAAGTTGGTTCTTGGCTGATATTATTGTTAGGTGGGGCAGATGATGTAACAGAATTTTGGTGTAATCCAGGTACAtctcatttttttaaccctttatgcATTaactaacatcagtgtgcatattcactatactgttctctatgcatttcccaaggagctgacgaggagaatttttttgaaaattaaaagcttcttCATTtgatgaccatttcctttattctttcaaCCTTAACCTGTGATTCAGAGGTGGTatgtcactctcaggggtccAAGGCTGAAATGCACTTGCTGTAAATACCATTACCAAGTGTGCTTATTAGTTTGAACTATATAGACCATGATATTTCATGGTTCCAGCCAGGTTTTTGTTAAACACACAactaaaaagaggaaaagtgaaAATGATCACAGTCATGTAAAGGAGATTAATACATTTTCCTTCTTAAAGACTTTACAAGATCTAGACTTATTCAATATGGAACAACATCATTTTTGGCATCAGTGGTCTTTCCTGATCATCCTCTTGGTGAGAAGGAGGACAAAATCCTGAAAATACTTGAAAGCCATGTGGGACTTATTGATGGAAATGGAGCAGTTTTAGAAGGAATCCATTCTGAGGTACATAATTGAAATGCCAGGCATGATTATTAAAATTGTGTCTTCAGCCAGATTAACTTGAAGCCACTTTAcaagattttgataaaattggCAAATATTACAGAACCAGAGACTCCATGTCAAAATCTGCCAACATGTATTTCTAATGTTGGTAATAGATTGGAGACAACTCTTGCCAATACCCTAAGTCCAGTCTCCTCTCCTGTCCATTGTAAAGAGAAGAAATTGGTCATTGAAATTAGCAGCTTCCACAGGACCCTGATCCACCGGTTTTCAAAGGAGGATGCAAagacaaaacattcttgaactttcattttatttccatctttgttttcatttgtttctattttttcttttgttttaattagctTTGAATGGCCCTTATTGAATTCTCCCAAAGGGAAATCTTCCCTGAAACAGAAATCATTCTTCTGTTTTGAATTACAGGGACCCATTATCACAGATCTTGGTGCTATGCCACAAAGTTACAACAACATGACCTCTGACGAGTTTGAGCAGCTCCTTGATAAGATGCCTCATTTGAAAGTCATGACGATCAGCCCTCATGCAGAAGCATCTCACAATTACAACAGAATTAAATGCCTGCTGAGAAGGTGTCATTGATTAATtcatcttttaaagaaaaataacaattgaaATATAATATTATCAATAACAGGTTGTAGTACATTACAagtataattttaataatatttgtAGATTGTCATTTATTAATTAGTCAATTATGGCAACCCATTGGCCCTTAGGAGTAATCAGCAgctaacttctccttacaatatttatatcatatgattttttttccagcaaaaagAGGGATGTTAGGTCATGTATTTGTCATAGATTGCAATGGCATGATTGGGAGGGTGTTGAATAAATTTGCCTTCTTCTGTCTCCTTGTTTTACAACCATATCAAttccccaaatcacacattaaagtcaggagaattaaggaaatgatcaccaattaaagaaatttgaagCCCCTTTGCTTTTAAGAGGCAGACCCAATGAGGCTTTTTAGGCCACATTTTTAGATCAAGAGCTTAACTGGAATTCAAGTGAACATTTAGAGGAAATCTAGTCATAATCTCCTCTTTTCCCATTGCaacttgaaaaaagaagttAAGAAGCTGGAATTCAAGTGAACATTTAGAGGAAATCTAGTCATAATCTCCTCTTTTCCCATTGCaacttgaaaaaagaagttACTAGACtaatacaataataatttttttctgtctctagGGAAGTGGTCCCAGCCCTTGGCCATGATAAACAGGCCACTGAGGAGGAAATTCTCACTGCTTTGTCACTCAGCAAAAGTCAACAGCTTCATTTGACACATCTTTTTAATGTCTGTTCCTTCCATCACAGGTATAAGGAGCAGAAAAtcacaacaattttttaaatttttatgccCCAAGTAAAGTTTCAATAAACAACTAGGTGGTTGTGGATTTAGAGAGGAATTGATTATTAATTGACAAtgcctttccctttttttcctttcccgAGAGAGATgggtctttaaccctttaactccaaagatctcattagcaattcccCTTCAGTggctgccatacagttcttgtgatgttagtatagagaatttggtattggatcaacttattatcccctaACTGacatgtttctttattctcattactagtctgcttgatattgtattgatattgtaaggagaaattctttcttggtcactcatgggagttaaagagttaaaagggaaaattaatgCTTTCTAGATCTCCAGGTCTTGTTAACTTTGGACTCCTGGATGAATTGCCAAACCTTTCAAAGTATAGAGGAATAAAAACCCCAACAGTAGAAATCATAGGAGATCTAGCACATGTGTAAGTACTGATGAACTCAGCTagtaagtaaatttaaaatatatctttttatcatcatgaGCAAGACCTCTATTAAAATGTCCATATGGTGTAGGCCTGCCATTCATTTGATTTTCTATGGCTATCAGGCAATCAAAAGATCACAATTTAGAATTAATTATATGACACAGACTCTGTTAAATAAACTATAACAGAGTTATGTCAAAGTACAGTAATTCCA from Pocillopora verrucosa isolate sample1 chromosome 2, ASM3666991v2, whole genome shotgun sequence includes the following:
- the LOC131798587 gene encoding N-acetylglucosamine-6-phosphate deacetylase isoform X2 — translated: MFESLIVCAKIIVFPQGKCEEGPFDVVIERGLISAIDRCKGECGNDKLTCHYLTPGFIDIHNHGMGGADDVTEFWCNPDFTRSRLIQYGTTSFLASVVFPDHPLGEKEDKILKILESHVGLIDGNGAVLEGIHSEGPIITDLGAMPQSYNNMTSDEFEQLLDKMPHLKVMTISPHAEASHNYNRIKCLLRREVVPALGHDKQATEEEILTALSLSKSQQLHLTHLFNVCSFHHRSPGLVNFGLLDELPNLSKYRGIKTPTVEIIGDLAHVDPIAVSLLLKARHFKNIAFITDCVLEGIPRKTVKYGSKQSFSQWPYSVNCRNKYLGWKLWHSPWCFSLPDSHI
- the LOC131798587 gene encoding N-acetylglucosamine-6-phosphate deacetylase isoform X1, with the protein product MFESLIVCAKIIVFPQGKCEEGPFDVVIERGLISAIDRCKGECGNDKLTCHYLTPGFIDIHNHGMGGADDVTEFWCNPDFTRSRLIQYGTTSFLASVVFPDHPLGEKEDKILKILESHVGLIDGNGAVLEGIHSEGPIITDLGAMPQSYNNMTSDEFEQLLDKMPHLKVMTISPHAEASHNYNRIKCLLRREVVPALGHDKQATEEEILTALSLSKSQQLHLTHLFNVCSFHHRSPGLVNFGLLDELPNLSKYRGIKTPTVEIIGDLAHVDPIAVSLLLKARHFKNIAFITDCVLEGIPRKTVKYGSKQIQVSPSGRTLSIAGTNTLAGSCGTLLGAFHSLIHIFRVPLGDAVAMLSENPARIAKISHTGLIEVGKRADLLLFDTQLNLSRTIVSGKVVFQTN